CGCGGCATAAATTTCTTTCAAGTCGGCGGCCATCTGTTTGCGCTCTTTCCATGCCACAAAATTCAAGCTATGTCTGACCATATGCACAATGCAGGTTTGCACTTGGGTGTTCGGATAAGCGGCTTCTATAGCTTCTGGGAACCCTTTTAAGCCGTCAACGCAAGCTATGAAAATATCCTTAACTCCACGGTTTTGTAGTCCGTTAAGAATACTAAGCCAGAACTTTGCCCCTTCATTTTCCGCGATCCACATGCCAAGAACTTCCTTTTGTCCCTCCATGGTGACAGCCAACGCGAGATACACTGCTTTGTTGATAATGTGTCCGCCTTGTCTCCCTTTCACCCTGATAGCATCCAGATAAACAATGGGGTAAACTTCATCAAGGGGACGGTTTTGCCATGATTTCACATCGTCAATCACAGCATCGGTTACTTGGGATATTAAGGTGGGGGAAACCTCCACACCATACATTTCTTCCAAGTGAACTTGAATGTCCCGTGTACTCATGCCCAGCGCGTACATAGAGAGGATTTTATCGTCAAAACCATGAAAACGGCTTTGACCTTTGGGGATAATTTTTGGCTCAAAACTGGCGTCGCGGTCACGGGGGACATTGATCTGAAGCTCACCAAACTCACCACTAATGGTCTTTGGATATTTGCCATTACGTGAGTTTCCAGCCTGCTTGTCTGACTTTCCATGTTTGGCATAGCCAAGATGGTCAGTCATCTCTGTCTGCATTGCACGCTCTACAAGTCGCTTTGTTAACTCTTTGAGTAGACCGCCTTCGCCTACAAGATCTTCAGGCTTTTTATAGTTGGCAAGAAGCTGGTCGAGAAGTTCATCGGAAATGGCCATGGGATACTCCTTGAGATATGATCAGAATGGTATCGTAAATGGCCACTTACACAAAATATTTTACACACGCGGAGCTCCGCCAGCAGGTGTTGCTACGTTGACTTCTCTTCTTGTATCGCCGACTGATCCGACTACCATCGCTGGTCTAAGCAGACAGTTTGTGGCCACTGGCGTTTACTCTGACGGAACCTCGCAAGATATCACCGATTCCGTCACCTGGTCATCCAGCATGACTAGTTTTGCTACGATAGGCGCCAATAATGGCCTTGCTATGGGCGTAGCGGCAGGTACATCGAACATTACGGCAACCTTGGGGCTTTTATCTGACAATACCGATCTTACGGTAACTGCAGCTACGTTGGCTTCCATTACCGTAACTCCCGCAAACTCCACCATAGCGAGTGGACTCACGCGGCAGTTTCTGGCTACCGGTATCGACACCGAAGGGATATCGCATGATATTACCGCTACGGTCACATGGAGTTCGGATTCAACTGATTTCGCTACCGTCAATTCCGCTGGTCTTGCCTTGGGTGTTACTGCTGGGGCTTCTGCCATTCGTGCTACGGCTCCGAGTAGCGTAACTGGGGCAACAACTTTGACTGTCACGGGTGCAACCTTGGACTCTATTAGCGTGACACCGGCCAATCCGAGTGTTGTTAATGGTCTGACGCGGCAGTTTACCGCCACAGGGATTTACTCTGATGGCACTTCGCAGGATATTACCGCATCTGCTGTCTGGTCAACAGTTTCGTCCGCTATTGCTACGATAAATGCCAGCGGTCTCGCCACTGGTGAGGCAGCAGGAACGACATCAGTTCGTGCTGCACTGAGCGGTATAAACGGAGCGACCAATTTGACCGTTACTGCGGAAACACTGAGTTCTATTGCGGTAGCACCCCTTAATCCGAGCGTTGTGAGCGGTCTTAACAGACAGTTTACGGCAACCGGAACCTACTCAAACGGCAGCGTGGCAGACATTAGTTCTTTAGTTGTTTGGTCATCAAGCGACATCGCGCGTGCTACCATGAATCCAAATGGAACCGCCAGCAGTGGCCTTGCCACCGGAATTGCGGTCGGTACGGCATCCATTAGCGCTGCAATGGGTGGCCAAACCGGAACGACAACTTTGAACGTTACGGCGGCAACGTTAAGTTCTATTGCAGTAACGCCGGTTACCCCAAGCGTTGCGATGGGATTAACGCGGCAGTTTGCCGCTACTGGCACCTATTCGAATGGCAGCGTGGCTGACATTACTGCTTCGGTGGTCTGGTCATCAAGCGACATCACGCGTGCTACCATGAACCCGAGCGGAACAGTCGCCAGCGGCCTTGCGACAGGTATTTTGAATGGCACTTCTGTTATTAGAGCAACCTTAGGGAGCGTCATTGGGAATACAACCTTGACTGTGACTGCGGTAACGTTGAGTTCTATTGCCGTGACACCAGAAAATTCAAGTGTTGCCAGCGGCCTGATTCGGCAGTTCACTGCCACGGGCACCTATTCTGACAGTAGCGAGGCGAACATTACAGCATTAGTCATTTGGGCATCGAGTGATATTACGCGTGCCACTATGAACCCGAATGGAACCGCCAGTAGTGGCCGTGCGACAGGCGTTTCAGTGGGAACATCTACCATAACCGCTACGCTAGGCGCCGATTCGGATGATACGACTCTGACCGTCACGGCGGCGCTGGCGAATAATCCGACACCGCCTGATCTTGGGGAAACCGAGCGCTTCGTGGTATTGGCGAGCCAGGCGATTACCACGACCCCCGCGCCTATATCATCTATTGCGGATGGGGATTTTGGTCTGTTGGATCAAGCTCGTTCCTTTTATGCCGGATTCACCCCAGGTGTTACTGCTGGCCAATTCGTGGAGCTTACGAACGGGTTATCCTATGCGCCTGATGATGTAACGCCTCCTTATATCGTCCCCGCACCGTATGCTTCGACGGTGGCGTTTATCAATCAGGTCAGAACTGACCTTGGCATTGCGTATACCTTCCTCGCCGCCGACCCGAATCCGGGCGCTGCAACGCAGGTTCTTCCTGTTGAGTTGGGCAACCAGACGCTGACGCGTGGTGTGTATAAAACGGCGTCCAATGTAACCATTCAAACGGGCGATCTGACGCTCGACGCGCAGGGTGACCCTGATTCTGTCTGGATTTTTTCAATCGGTGGAACATTGGCTACCGGTGCTCCGGGCGGGAATATTATTCTTGCCGGCGGCGCGCTCTCCAAAAATGTGTATTGGAGAACGGCCGGAACGACGATTGTCGGTACGAACACAACCTTTCGTGGAAACGTCTTTGCTTGGCCGCAAGTCAACGTAACCACAGGCGCTACGGTCGTCGGAAGATTGTTTTCTGTGACCGAGCAAGTGACCCTAGACAACAATATGGTAACCAAAGCTCCGTAAAGAGCAGCGCCATAACTGAGGGAGCAGCGACGTGAGCCTGTTCCCTTGGTTATGGCTGTGTTGCGAGCATTTTTATGTTGCTTGCTATGACAATTAAGATACGTCGAGGAGGTTTCAAATGAAAAATAGTCCATTTACCATTCCTGTGTTGAAAACAACAGCGATGATGTTGTTCGCGTGTGTTGTTCTTCTGCCGTTATCAGCTCGTGCTGAGATAAAGGCTGGAAGCTTTGAGTTGAGCCCTTTTGTTGGGTACAATTTTTTCGAAAATGATAAGAATTTGAAAGATCGCCCTATATATGGTGGACGTATTGGCTATAATTTCACGAAGCATTTTGCGCTTGAAGGGGTCGTGGAGACCATTCGCACCCGTATTGATGATAGATCCATCGTCGGTGCAAAAGAAGGGCAGTTTAGAAGCCCCATGACCGATGTAGATCTGACCTTTTACCATATTGATGCCCTCTATCACTTTATGCCTGACGGGAGATTCAACCCGTTTGTCGTTGCGGGTATCGGTGGTGCGCACCATAGCCCTGACATATCAAGCGGCGACATGATAGCCCTCAATTATGGCGTAGGGGCGAAATATTGGTTGTCCAAAAACATCGCATTGCGATTTGACCTGAGAGATCACGTGGTTACGGAAGTATTTCAGGAAAGCTACCATAACCTTAGTGCAACGATGGGGCTTGTCTTTGCGTTAGGTGGCACGTCGAAGTCGGCTCCGGTTCAAGTGGCGCAACCCAAAACAGTACCGGCGGAAAAGGTTGTTATTGTTGTAGCGGAAACGCCTGTGCCGAAGGTTGAAGAGAAGGTCAAGGTTCTTTCAGAAGAGGCGAAAGGTGAAGGCAAAATCATTATTCTGGCGTTTGAAGACGTCCACTTTGATTTTGATAAGGCGACGCTCAATAATGAAGCCAAAGCCGTACTGAAAGAGAGCATCCAGATTCTTAAGGACAACCCCAAGGCGAATGTCCGCATTGCCGGATATACCTCAGCGTCTGGTACGGAAGCATATAACCAGGCACTCAGTGAAAGACGGGCAAAAGCCGTTGAAGATTACCTTGTGCAAGAAGGAGTCGTAAGGCCGGGGAGACTTTCTACTATCGGCTATGGACAGACCAGACCGGCTCAGTATGAGTCTGCCCCGAAAGATATTTACTCCAAAGCGGCGAAAGCGAATATGCGCGTTCTTTTTGAAATCATCGTCAAATAGTCACGGATGAAATTGACGACGGCTATCTGCGCTGATGCTTCTTAATTGCGGTTCATCCCTTATTTCTGGTAGTCTGTCAACGATACGCTGTGTTGTCGTTGACAGACTCTAAGTAAAGGAAATTCTGTGGAAACCATTACCCGTAATATTTTGTTAAGCTTGGCATTGGTAGCCGTCTCTTCGTTTATACCCATCATTGGTATTATTGCTGGTCTCTTTACTCCCTACCCTTTACTGCGCACGATAGTTTCGGTGAATTTTCGGGCGTCGTTGTATGTTGCGCTACCCTCACTGCTTTTTTTAGTCGCGATCAACCCGCTTGGTGGGGGATTATATGTTTTCGAAACGGTTTTTCCTTCATTGGTGGCAGGGTACTTGTTGCTCAGTCGTACGAACCCGCTTGAAATTGTGGTGAAATCAACCTTAGCTGCTGGTGCTTTGTTGATGGGTGGTTACGTGGTGTATATGGTGATGAGTGGGTCGCATCCGGTACAGGTTTTCTTTCAGGAAATGGCTCAAGTGGTGGTTGATAGCGGCGCATCGGTCATGCTGGCGGGCGGTAATATCAATCAGGTTTTTGCTGTGCTTGCCAATATTTCGTTTGGATTTGTCATGGCAGGAATTTCATTTAGTCTTATTTGCTCATTAGGCTTGTTGTTGCGCCGTCAGAAAGCGGCGAAAAATTCCGATGATTCTTTTGCCATTGACCGTTTTGTCGGTACGCGCATTCCGTTTGAGATAGTATTTTTGTTTCTGGCTTCGTTAGTTGGAACTATGGGTGAAAATACGGCGCTGACTATGGTGGCGTCGAGTATTCTTTTCTATTTGCTTATGTTGTACGCCTTTCAGGGCGTACTTATTTTGTCGACATTCTTTCGCGTCCGTTCTGTTCCGAAGCCATTTCAGTTTGTGGTTTATATTTTTATGATTATCCAGCCGGGGCTTATTCTTGTGCTGAGCTTTTTTGGGTTATTGGAGTCGTGGTTTGACTTCCGGCGCAAGTGGTTAAAACTTCCATGATGTCGTTTGACCCGACACGGCGTATTGATGAGCTGATCGAAGCAATCGAACGGTATAATCGTGCTTATTACAGCGATGGGGTCTCGTTGATTGCGGATGCCGAATACGACACGCTTTACCGTGAGCTGGAACAACTTGAAGCAGAGTACCCACTTTTTCAGCGTAACGATTCTCCTACCAAACGGGTTGGCGCGAAAGTCAACGGCAATGTGCCACCAATTGAACATGGCGTGCCGATGCTCTCGCTGGGGAATGCCTACACGCTTGCTGAAGTAACCGATTTTATGCAGAAAGTATGGCAACACGATGAGCAGGCCACGTTTAGTGTTGAGCCGAAAATTGACGGTGTTGCCGTCACGCTCCAGTATGTACAAGGTGAATTTAGCCTTGGTGCTACGCGCGGCGATGGGAAATTTGGCGAAGACATTACCCACACACTCAAGACGATTCGCCTCCTGCCACTGGCTATAGATACGCACTGGGCGGAATGTGAG
This sequence is a window from Chrysiogenes arsenatis DSM 11915. Protein-coding genes within it:
- a CDS encoding OmpA family protein, with protein sequence MKNSPFTIPVLKTTAMMLFACVVLLPLSARAEIKAGSFELSPFVGYNFFENDKNLKDRPIYGGRIGYNFTKHFALEGVVETIRTRIDDRSIVGAKEGQFRSPMTDVDLTFYHIDALYHFMPDGRFNPFVVAGIGGAHHSPDISSGDMIALNYGVGAKYWLSKNIALRFDLRDHVVTEVFQESYHNLSATMGLVFALGGTSKSAPVQVAQPKTVPAEKVVIVVAETPVPKVEEKVKVLSEEAKGEGKIIILAFEDVHFDFDKATLNNEAKAVLKESIQILKDNPKANVRIAGYTSASGTEAYNQALSERRAKAVEDYLVQEGVVRPGRLSTIGYGQTRPAQYESAPKDIYSKAAKANMRVLFEIIVK
- a CDS encoding ice-binding family protein, which encodes MTSLLVSPTDPTTIAGLSRQFVATGVYSDGTSQDITDSVTWSSSMTSFATIGANNGLAMGVAAGTSNITATLGLLSDNTDLTVTAATLASITVTPANSTIASGLTRQFLATGIDTEGISHDITATVTWSSDSTDFATVNSAGLALGVTAGASAIRATAPSSVTGATTLTVTGATLDSISVTPANPSVVNGLTRQFTATGIYSDGTSQDITASAVWSTVSSAIATINASGLATGEAAGTTSVRAALSGINGATNLTVTAETLSSIAVAPLNPSVVSGLNRQFTATGTYSNGSVADISSLVVWSSSDIARATMNPNGTASSGLATGIAVGTASISAAMGGQTGTTTLNVTAATLSSIAVTPVTPSVAMGLTRQFAATGTYSNGSVADITASVVWSSSDITRATMNPSGTVASGLATGILNGTSVIRATLGSVIGNTTLTVTAVTLSSIAVTPENSSVASGLIRQFTATGTYSDSSEANITALVIWASSDITRATMNPNGTASSGRATGVSVGTSTITATLGADSDDTTLTVTAALANNPTPPDLGETERFVVLASQAITTTPAPISSIADGDFGLLDQARSFYAGFTPGVTAGQFVELTNGLSYAPDDVTPPYIVPAPYASTVAFINQVRTDLGIAYTFLAADPNPGAATQVLPVELGNQTLTRGVYKTASNVTIQTGDLTLDAQGDPDSVWIFSIGGTLATGAPGGNIILAGGALSKNVYWRTAGTTIVGTNTTFRGNVFAWPQVNVTTGATVVGRLFSVTEQVTLDNNMVTKAP
- a CDS encoding IS256 family transposase; translated protein: MAISDELLDQLLANYKKPEDLVGEGGLLKELTKRLVERAMQTEMTDHLGYAKHGKSDKQAGNSRNGKYPKTISGEFGELQINVPRDRDASFEPKIIPKGQSRFHGFDDKILSMYALGMSTRDIQVHLEEMYGVEVSPTLISQVTDAVIDDVKSWQNRPLDEVYPIVYLDAIRVKGRQGGHIINKAVYLALAVTMEGQKEVLGMWIAENEGAKFWLSILNGLQNRGVKDIFIACVDGLKGFPEAIEAAYPNTQVQTCIVHMVRHSLNFVAWKERKQMAADLKEIYAAPTEEQARRNLEQFETKWDATHPMVSQSWRRNWERIIPFFNYPPDIRKAIYTTNAIESLNHSLRKVTKNRGAFPDDEAIFKLFYMALRNISKKWTMPIRDWKAALNQFCIFFEGRVPMQN
- a CDS encoding DUF2232 domain-containing protein; translation: METITRNILLSLALVAVSSFIPIIGIIAGLFTPYPLLRTIVSVNFRASLYVALPSLLFLVAINPLGGGLYVFETVFPSLVAGYLLLSRTNPLEIVVKSTLAAGALLMGGYVVYMVMSGSHPVQVFFQEMAQVVVDSGASVMLAGGNINQVFAVLANISFGFVMAGISFSLICSLGLLLRRQKAAKNSDDSFAIDRFVGTRIPFEIVFLFLASLVGTMGENTALTMVASSILFYLLMLYAFQGVLILSTFFRVRSVPKPFQFVVYIFMIIQPGLILVLSFFGLLESWFDFRRKWLKLP